Proteins found in one Halarsenatibacter silvermanii genomic segment:
- a CDS encoding cupin domain-containing protein — protein sequence MQDSTVYNIQETIEYQKNSIVSKTVIDMDTGTVTLFAFDEGQNLSEHSAPHEAMVHVIDGVGEYTIGSETHRVKAGEMIVMPADIPHSVRAPEKFKMVLIMIENIEE from the coding sequence ATGCAAGATTCTACAGTCTATAATATCCAGGAAACTATTGAATATCAGAAGAATTCTATTGTCAGCAAAACCGTCATAGATATGGATACTGGAACAGTTACACTTTTCGCTTTTGATGAAGGTCAGAACTTAAGCGAGCATTCCGCTCCTCACGAAGCCATGGTTCACGTTATCGATGGTGTGGGGGAATATACCATAGGGAGCGAAACTCATAGAGTAAAAGCAGGTGAAATGATAGTGATGCCCGCGGATATACCTCATTCCGTCAGGGCTCCCGAAAAGTTCAAAATGGTCCTGATCATGATCGAAAATATAGAAGAATAA
- a CDS encoding efflux RND transporter periplasmic adaptor subunit, producing MKGKIKKIAIIVLIIALGAVAILGIRRIRTRPVEIEEKDDLGVPVMSQTLVEEDLRRIYRYSGTAEYENRTRISPRIAKEIDDFLIEEGDRITAEEELVRLDDEEIRSRKQGVKASVKEAELMIIMAESSLSQKQSDLKGAEADLREARSNYEKWQRDLEADRRLYQDNAISKAELEETETRHAAAEAKYIKAEASVERAEIAVSMAETEIQQYKNKLEKSRSELAVIETQLSYTVLKSPLDGEVIDKIPKPGEYVNPGEPVLEVADTDNLVITSKLGMKDFTDIDTHTEVEVKIPHLSEKPLTGEITNLKSLTDPHQRTTEVTVSLLEDPPEKLKEGMYTSVLFYPESRSDVITVPRNSLFFFEEAPHVYVIKDGQAKRREVETGLDTGHRVEIKAGLEKGEEIVTSNIEELRDGVSIYLRDEDEWGN from the coding sequence GTGAAGGGAAAAATTAAGAAAATTGCTATCATAGTTTTGATAATAGCTTTGGGAGCCGTAGCTATTCTTGGAATTCGACGAATAAGAACCAGGCCTGTGGAAATAGAAGAAAAAGATGATCTGGGAGTTCCAGTTATGAGTCAAACTCTGGTTGAAGAAGATTTGCGGAGGATTTACAGATACAGTGGGACAGCAGAATATGAGAATAGAACTAGAATATCTCCGCGGATTGCTAAGGAGATAGATGATTTTCTTATAGAAGAAGGCGATCGAATAACAGCAGAAGAGGAACTGGTCAGACTGGATGATGAAGAAATAAGAAGCAGAAAACAAGGGGTTAAAGCCTCGGTTAAAGAAGCTGAATTGATGATTATAATGGCGGAATCCTCTCTTAGTCAAAAACAAAGTGATCTCAAAGGGGCTGAGGCAGATTTGCGCGAAGCCCGCAGCAATTACGAAAAATGGCAGAGAGATCTGGAAGCTGACAGACGTCTTTATCAGGATAATGCCATTTCAAAAGCTGAACTGGAAGAGACGGAAACTCGGCATGCCGCTGCCGAAGCTAAATATATAAAGGCAGAGGCTTCTGTGGAAAGAGCGGAGATAGCCGTCAGTATGGCCGAGACAGAAATTCAACAGTACAAGAACAAGCTGGAAAAAAGCCGCAGCGAACTGGCTGTGATCGAAACGCAACTTTCTTACACGGTATTAAAATCTCCTTTGGACGGTGAAGTTATTGATAAAATTCCTAAGCCGGGAGAATATGTAAATCCCGGAGAACCCGTTCTGGAAGTTGCTGATACTGATAATCTTGTAATAACTTCAAAGCTGGGGATGAAAGACTTTACCGATATAGATACTCATACAGAAGTGGAAGTGAAAATACCCCACCTAAGTGAAAAGCCTCTGACCGGGGAAATTACTAACCTCAAATCTTTGACAGACCCTCACCAGCGAACGACAGAAGTTACTGTGAGTTTACTGGAAGATCCTCCCGAAAAGTTAAAAGAAGGAATGTACACTTCAGTTCTGTTTTATCCAGAATCCAGAAGTGATGTTATCACAGTTCCTCGCAATTCATTATTTTTCTTCGAAGAAGCTCCGCATGTTTATGTGATAAAAGATGGTCAGGCGAAAAGAAGAGAGGTTGAAACCGGGCTCGATACTGGCCATCGAGTCGAAATTAAGGCAGGCCTGGAAAAAGGAGAAGAAATTGTAACCAGCAATATCGAAGAGTTGAGAGATGGAGTTAGTATTTACCTTCGCGACGAAGATGAGTGGGGGAATTAA
- a CDS encoding efflux RND transporter permease subunit: MDLVNLAVRKKYTTVAALFAVILLGTAALLSLNIQLNPDLDPVIVNIQTSYRGVSPTDVSEQVNEPLEEELGTIEGVDSINAEAFEGTSRIMVEFDYDKDLDVAAVEVQNVIDRIRDDLPEDIDEPRVQKFNPADVPVLTLAVSGPFSSEYLRTLADNELSNRLQLVSGVASIDVFGGEVREIQIEVDRDRINALNIPVSQIVSRLDKENLNIPGGELTSGEEEYLIRSVGKYEDYADIEELVIDSGPAGNVYLREVAEVKDGHADIRSKFRVEGEETAGLSIQKQQDANTIEVVDDLKEEIAQLEKDFPELNLQITDDQSDFVRLAIYNMGETLVLGIFLTFIVMLLFLGSWRNTAAVIISVPTTFVMTLALMQASGLTLNTVTMTALILSIGMLVDNSIVVIENVNRHYQELQKSALNATIDGAREMILPVTAGTTTSMIVLMPVMFIGGFVQQMFRPLSMTLLFAWSGSLLSSFTIVPLLLSVVLNLKKFKKTALSKLNLMRYLLEGFRRLFARSRELYLLLLRKSLRNRAITLTVGGVLLIITLNVFPMLGSEMTPTMDTGQTYISLETEPGSSLTRTEKISKEVEEIIEEEPEIVNYTNQLGYEPGTGTQAVTGAEGVQQAFFSITLTDRIERERSIWDIQADLRRKIAEVPGIKSYVVEEEGATAIGTTQAPLVVRVSGKDPEFLEIIAEDLVRDIEEVPGATNINLRWNVDYPEYQIDVDRVKAAEVGLSTDEISQQITAAVSGIEADTDFKVEEQKDPEIMVRYREEQMASQENLENLIIIVPAGDNLPLRELAEIERVEGPNMVTSKDLRYHLDILGFNHGRSLSMVNQDISSLLDDYQLPAGYTAEITGEQEDMMEAQTRLLISLFFAVAFIYLIMVAQFKSFIHPITIMISLPLELIGVVAALLITGTHLSMPAIMGIILLSGIAVNDAIHLMSFFIMEKKNYDNVFDAICEGARLRYRPIMMTTFSTIAGMTPLALELAVGTEQYSPLAIVTIGGLFSSTMLLLIYVPVVYSLFEDLKKVVF, from the coding sequence ATGGATCTCGTTAATCTAGCTGTAAGAAAAAAATATACAACTGTCGCAGCCTTATTTGCAGTTATTCTTCTGGGAACAGCAGCTCTTTTGAGCCTTAATATCCAGCTCAATCCCGATCTCGATCCGGTCATAGTCAACATACAGACCAGTTACAGAGGTGTATCCCCCACGGATGTCTCCGAACAGGTGAACGAACCATTGGAAGAAGAGCTGGGAACAATAGAAGGAGTGGACAGTATAAATGCCGAAGCGTTTGAGGGCACTTCTAGAATTATGGTTGAATTTGATTATGATAAAGATCTGGATGTAGCAGCAGTGGAAGTACAAAATGTAATAGACCGTATTAGAGATGATCTGCCTGAGGATATAGATGAACCCCGGGTACAAAAATTCAATCCTGCCGATGTGCCGGTGCTTACTCTGGCAGTGAGCGGGCCTTTTAGCAGTGAATACCTTCGTACTCTGGCCGATAATGAATTGAGCAATCGGCTGCAGCTTGTTAGCGGAGTGGCCAGTATAGATGTTTTTGGAGGCGAAGTTAGAGAGATCCAAATAGAGGTCGATCGCGATAGAATCAATGCATTGAATATTCCGGTGAGTCAGATAGTCAGTAGACTGGATAAGGAAAATTTAAATATACCCGGAGGTGAACTGACCAGTGGGGAAGAAGAGTATCTAATCAGATCGGTCGGTAAGTACGAAGACTATGCTGATATTGAAGAACTGGTAATAGACTCAGGTCCAGCCGGAAACGTTTATCTGCGGGAGGTCGCGGAAGTAAAAGACGGCCATGCTGATATTAGAAGCAAGTTCAGAGTTGAAGGAGAGGAAACTGCTGGTTTAAGTATCCAGAAACAACAGGATGCCAACACCATCGAGGTGGTCGATGATCTGAAAGAAGAAATCGCCCAGCTAGAAAAAGATTTTCCGGAATTGAACTTACAAATAACAGATGATCAATCCGATTTTGTCAGGCTGGCCATATACAACATGGGAGAAACGCTGGTTCTGGGTATATTTTTGACCTTCATAGTAATGCTGCTGTTTTTGGGTAGCTGGCGAAATACCGCCGCAGTAATCATATCAGTTCCCACAACTTTTGTCATGACTCTGGCACTGATGCAGGCTTCAGGGTTAACCTTAAATACAGTCACTATGACAGCTCTTATTTTATCAATAGGTATGTTGGTCGATAATTCCATAGTTGTGATAGAAAATGTCAACAGACATTATCAAGAGCTGCAAAAATCGGCGCTCAATGCCACTATAGACGGAGCCCGGGAAATGATTTTGCCAGTCACCGCTGGAACCACGACCTCAATGATTGTGCTGATGCCAGTTATGTTTATCGGCGGTTTTGTCCAGCAAATGTTTAGACCTCTGTCTATGACTCTGCTGTTTGCCTGGTCAGGATCCTTGCTGAGCTCATTTACGATAGTTCCCTTGCTTTTATCAGTAGTTTTGAATTTGAAAAAATTCAAGAAGACTGCCCTGAGCAAGCTTAATCTTATGCGATATCTACTGGAAGGTTTTAGAAGACTTTTTGCCAGAAGCCGCGAGCTTTATTTGTTATTACTACGGAAATCCCTGCGCAATCGGGCAATAACTTTAACAGTAGGGGGAGTGCTGCTTATAATAACTTTAAATGTTTTCCCGATGCTAGGATCTGAAATGACTCCTACGATGGACACTGGCCAGACCTATATTTCTCTGGAAACAGAGCCGGGATCTTCCCTGACCCGGACGGAAAAAATATCAAAAGAGGTAGAAGAAATTATAGAAGAAGAGCCCGAAATCGTAAACTATACTAATCAACTTGGTTACGAACCTGGTACGGGAACTCAGGCTGTCACGGGGGCTGAAGGCGTACAGCAGGCTTTTTTCTCAATTACTCTAACGGACAGAATCGAGAGAGAAAGATCAATATGGGATATTCAGGCTGATCTACGGAGAAAGATAGCCGAAGTGCCGGGTATAAAGTCCTATGTTGTTGAGGAAGAAGGAGCTACGGCCATAGGCACCACTCAGGCGCCGTTAGTGGTTCGAGTGAGCGGAAAAGATCCTGAATTTTTGGAGATTATAGCAGAAGATCTGGTTCGTGATATAGAAGAGGTGCCGGGAGCTACCAATATCAATCTGCGCTGGAATGTCGATTACCCCGAATATCAGATAGATGTGGATAGAGTTAAGGCGGCTGAGGTAGGGCTTAGCACAGATGAGATTTCGCAGCAGATAACTGCGGCTGTGTCAGGTATTGAAGCGGATACAGACTTTAAAGTAGAAGAACAGAAAGATCCGGAGATAATGGTACGGTATCGAGAGGAACAGATGGCTTCGCAAGAAAATCTGGAGAATCTGATCATAATTGTTCCTGCAGGCGATAACTTACCTTTACGTGAACTGGCGGAGATAGAAAGAGTGGAAGGTCCTAACATGGTCACGAGTAAAGATTTGAGATATCATTTGGATATTCTGGGTTTTAATCACGGAAGGTCGCTGAGCATGGTCAATCAAGACATTTCTTCTCTGCTGGATGATTATCAGCTGCCCGCCGGTTATACGGCTGAAATAACTGGTGAGCAGGAGGACATGATGGAAGCTCAAACAAGACTGCTGATAAGTCTCTTTTTTGCTGTAGCTTTTATATATCTGATTATGGTAGCTCAATTCAAATCATTTATACATCCAATAACCATTATGATTTCTTTGCCACTGGAATTGATCGGGGTAGTGGCTGCTTTATTAATTACCGGCACTCATCTCTCGATGCCGGCTATAATGGGAATAATTCTCCTTTCCGGAATAGCAGTAAATGACGCTATCCATCTGATGTCGTTCTTCATTATGGAAAAGAAAAATTATGACAATGTATTCGACGCTATTTGCGAGGGAGCCCGGCTTCGTTATAGACCGATAATGATGACCACGTTTTCAACCATAGCCGGTATGACTCCACTGGCACTGGAGCTGGCTGTAGGCACAGAACAGTATTCTCCTCTGGCTATAGTTACTATTGGAGGGCTGTTTTCCTCGACCATGCTGCTGCTAATCTATGTACCGGTAGTATATTCCCTCTTTGAAGATCTAAAAAAAGTTGTCTTTTAA
- a CDS encoding transposase, with the protein MPGIDYKLAAMLISNIRNIDRFDSADELTKHAGPVDIIYALMRDRSVYQPPKMTQLDVLKRSG; encoded by the coding sequence ATGCCAGGTATTGATTACAAATTGGCTGCCATGCTTATATCCAACATCAGAAATATTGATCGCTTCGATTCAGCCGATGAACTGACAAAACATGCTGGCCCGGTGGATATAATTTATGCTCTGATGAGGGATAGATCGGTTTATCAACCTCCAAAGATGACTCAACTTGATGTATTAAAGCGTTCTGGCTGA